The genomic region CTGCTCAAAGTGCTGGAAGACAAACGGGTTTTCTTTGATTCGGCCTACTACGACCCGTCCGACCCGCATGTCCCGAAGTATGTGAAAAAGTTGTTCGCCGATGGTGCGCCGGCTGATTTTATTCTCATCGGCGCTACTACCCGCGATCCCGGCGATATTAATCCGGCCATCCGGTCGCGTTGCGCCGAAATCTTTTTCGAACCGCTTACCCCGAAACACATTGAAGAAATTGTTTATAACGCCGCCCGGCGGCTGAAGGCGGACATGGACGGCGACATCCCGCGCATTATCAGCGAGTATACCATTGAGGGACGTAAAGCGATCAATATTTTGGCCGATGCTTACGGCCGCGCGCTACACCGTGCGGGCGGCGACACCGGCAAAGTCGTCATCACGACAGCCGATGTTTATCAGGTAGTACAGAGCAGCCGCCTGACGCCCTATGTTAGTCGCAAGGCCTCGGCTACGACCGAGGTGGGCAAGGTCTTGGGCCTGGGCGTGGCCGGTTATCTTGGCTCGGTCCTAGAGATTGAGGCGGTTGCTTTTCCCGCCGCGGATAAGGGCAAAGGCAGTATTCGGTTTAACGATACGGCAGGCAGTATGGCGAAAGATTCGGTCTTTAATGCGGCGGCCGTGGTCCGCAAACTTACCGGGCAAGACATGGCCAACTATGACCTTCATGTGAATATTGTCGGCGGTGGCCGCATTGATGGCCCATCAGCCGGCCTGGCCATCACTGCTGCCATCATTTCGGCCATTACCGGGCGGCCGATCAGGCAGGATGTGGCCGTGACCGGCGAGATCTCCATTCAGGGCAAAGTCAAAGCGGTCGGTGGCGTCTTCGAAAAGGCCTATGGCGCCAAGCAAGCCGGCGCGACTATTCTGATTATCCCTAAGGAAAATGAGCATGACATCCCGCGGGGCCACCTGGGTCTTGATATCCGCCCGGTGGAAACGGCCCAAGCCGCCCTGGAGATCCTCCTGGCCAAAGCTGACCAGGCCATAGCGTAAGAAACTACTTGATAAATATCTGAGAACGATAAGCCTCGCTATCTGCGAGGCTTATCGTTAAACTATTATACCGTTGTTTCTACCCCTTACCCACACCCCTCACCTCATACCTCATACTTCATACCTCATACCTCATACCTACTTATAGAGCCTTTATGGGAGAGGATTAAAATGTTAGACCGTATACCGCCCCAGAACGTGGAAGCCGAACAGGCCGTTCTCGGCGCGATGCTTATCGAACGTGAGGCCATTTCCAAGGTGGCCGAGTTTCTGCGTCCCGAGGACTTTTACCGGGAGGCTCACCGGCTCATTTATCAGGCGATTTTGAACCTTTTCAACCGCAACGAGGCGGTGGACATCGTCACTGTCACCGAGGTGCTGCGCAAGGAAGAAAAACTCGAAGCGGCCGGCGGCATTTCCTACATAACGTCCCTGGCCAACAGCGTGCCGACGGCGGCTAACGTTGTTTATCATGCCAAAATTGTCGAAGAAAAGGCGCTCCTCCGCCAGCTGATCAATACGGCGACCCAAATTGCCGGCATGGGCTATGAGGCCAATGAGGAAGTCGCCGTCATTCTTGACCAGGCGGAAAAGATGATTTTGGAAGTGTCCAACCGCAAGGTGGGCCGCGATTTTACCCCGATTAAGGCTATTATTTTCGACGCCTTTGCCAAAATCGAAGAACTCTATGCGACCCGCGGCGGCATTACCGGCATCCCTACCGGGTTTAAGGACCTTGACCGTCTGACTTCGGGCCTCCAGCCGTCTGACCTTATTCTCATTGCCGCCCGTCCCAGTATGGGCAAGACGGCGTTTACCCTGAACATTGCCCAGCATGTGGCCATCCGCGAGAAAAAGACGGTTGCCTTTTTTTCGCTGGAGATGTCCAAGGAGCAGCTTGTCCAGCGGATGCTGTGCGCCGAGGCCGCTATCGACGCCCAGCGGCTGCGCACCGGCGAACTGGAAGACCACGACTGGAAAAAGCTGGTGCTGGCGGCCGACAAGCTGGCGGCGGCGCCGATTTTTATCGACGATACGCCGGGCATTACGGTACTGGAGATGCGCACCAAAGCGCGGCGGCTTAAAATTGAGCATGATTTGAAACTGATTATTATCGATTACCTGCAGCTCATGCAGGGCAGTTCAGGTCCCAACCGCAGCGAAAACCGTCAGCAGGAAATTTCGGAAATATCCCGCTCGCTCAAGGCGCTGGCCCGGGAACTCAACGTGCCGGTCATCGCCCTGTCCCAGCTCAGCCGCGGCGTCGAAGCCCGCCAGTCCAAGAAACCCATGCTGAGCGACCTGCGCGAATCCGGGTCGCTCGAGCAGGACGCCGATATCGTCGCTTTTCTCTACCGGGAGGATTACTATAACCCTGACACCGACAAAAAGAACATCACCGAGGTCATTGTGGCCAAGCACCGCAATGGCCCGGTCGACACGGTGCAGCTCTTTTTCCACAAGCAGTTTACCAAGTTCATCGACCTTACGACAAGGACGGAATAAGGTGCGCACCAGTTTTATCCATGAATTGTCAATTGCTCCCCCAGCGAAATTTTGTACTCCGCTGGTTTTGCGGCAGCTCGATATTAGGGCTGTCTTTTATTTTTCAGTTTTTTCTAGCCGCCTGTTTTGCCCATATAAGGCATAGCCGTTTTGGTCCGCACATATATTTCAGGCAAGGCATCAGTTGGCACAAGTGCATCCCAGGTTTAATTCCGGGCACAGCCGGAATGTATCCAGGCGGGAGGTGTCGGGGAATGATCCGGTTTATCTCACAGGAGTGGAAGTATTTCCTCAGTTTGCTGGTGGTGGTTATTGTCCTTGGCGTTGTTTACTACGAATATAAGCAGTATAAGCAGCCGCCGCCGGCGACGGTGATGCCTCAGCCCAACATCGTAATCAACACGTCGGGGGAGCAAGCCAAGCCAGGCGAGCCGCAGGTAGTGTATATCAAAGGCGAGGATAAGCACACCAAAGAAATTGTCTATGTCCCGAAGGAGGTTGACCCCAAGACCGGGGAGCAGGAAAAGACCGACGTGCAGTTTGAACGCCGGCAGGGCAAAATCTATGTGAAGGTAAACGGCAAAGAATTTGAAGTGCCGGCGGAGGTCAAGGAAGACGCCAAGTTCGAAAAAGGGAAGTTGGTAATTACTGAGCAAACGGAAATGAGGCTGAGCATTATGGCCCCGAAGCCGTCGTTCAACCTTGGCATCGGCTGGTCTTCCAACGGTCCGGCTGCCCAGCTTAATGGTCCGTTCTTTAAAAACGTGTCCTGGTGGGTATATGGCGACAAGGACACGGTGGCTGGAGGGCTGCAATTTCCAATAATGAAATAGCAGTGGAGAGAGGCGGAAGGGCCTCTTTTTTTGCTGCCAGAACTTTTGCCGCCACAAAAAGCGTACTCTATCGAGAGTATCCGAACATTATTAGGACAATCAAGATAATCATTCGAAATTTTTATTGACACCCCTGCCGGTAGATGCTATTATTATCAAGGGAAAAACTGTGCAGTATCTCCCCGACTCAAATAGAAGCCCACTGGCTGCTGTTTGAGTTATTTTTGTGGGTCAGGGTAGAATAATTAACCAGGGGAGTGATAACCATGAAACAATATGACGTTATCGTTATTGGCGCTGGTCCAGCCGGGATTTTCACCGGACTTGAGCTGGCTGGTTCAGGACTGGACGTGCTGATTATCGAAAAAGGACGTGACATTAGCTCACGTCGGTGCCCCAAAAATTTGATGTATAAAACCTGCGTGAACTGCAAGCCCTGCGATATTCTCTGCGGCTGGGGCGGCGCCGGCGCGTTCAGCGATGGCAAGCTGACCCTGACGACCGAATTCGGCGGCATGCTTGATGCCTATATAGAAAAAAGCAAAGTTTCCGAGCTAATCCACTATGTGGACCAAATATATGTAAAATTCGGCGGGCCGCAAAAAGTCTACGGCGATGAGAACAAGGAAGAAATTCGCCGCATCCAGCGCGTGGCGGCGGCGGCCGACCTTAGTTTCGTGCCGGCCCGCATTCGGCATCTTGGCACTGACAACAACTTTGAAATCCTCAGCCGTATGCGCGAATACCTGAGCGATAAATGCGAAATCCGCACCAGCACGGCGGTGGAGTCCATCATAGTAGAAAGCGGCAAGTATGTTGGTGTGGAATTGGCCGGCGGCGAAATTATTAAGAGCAAATACCTGGTGGCCGCACCAGGACGCGAAGGCGCCGAGTGGTTTGTCGGCCAGGCGCAAAAACTGGGCCTGTCGCTGGTCACCAATCCGGTCGACATCGGGGTGCGCGTCGAACTGCCGGCGGTCGTGATGGAACACATCACCGACATCGTCTACGAGTCCAAACTGGTGTATTATACCAAGTCCTTTGACGACCGCGTGCGCACCTTCTGCATGAACCCCTACGGCGAGGTTGTGACCGAAAATAACGCCGGCCTGATTACCGTTAATGGCCACAGCTACGCCACCAAGAAAACCAATAACACCAACTTTGCCTTGCTGGTGTCCAAGAGCTTTACCGAACCGTTTAAGGAGCCAATTGCCTACGGCAAGTCCATTGCCCGCCTGGCAAACATGCTGGGGGGCGGGGTCATTGTGCAACGTCTGGGCGACCTCCTCGACGGCCGCCGCTCCACCCCTGAGCGGATTAACCGCGGCCTGGTAGAGCCTACTCTCAAGGATGCTACGCCTGGCGACCTCAGCCTGGTGCTGCCGTACCGTCACCTGGTAGCAATCACCGAGATGCTTGAGGCGCTCGA from Thermosinus carboxydivorans Nor1 harbors:
- the lonC gene encoding Lon family ATP-dependent protease; amino-acid sequence: MKGFFNRFVRPPQAARPAKGADDALRRQVSALYGLYSGLVGAEKVVLKAGKVDALELMRSDSLSERVLALQKLVYEDPTVDRLPTYEEIPAILEEIEDELADMMARRTVEEKIEKKIAEKMDQRHQEYIREIKAQVLKEEEPNVENPQTLKKYALLEKLEQKGLTKSVMELVRPASLAEIVGQERAIEALRAKLASPYPQHLIIYGPPGVGKTTAARLVLEEAKKLKFTPFAADAPFIEVDGTTLRWDPRDMTNPLLGSVHDPIYQGARKDLAETGIPEPKPGLVTDAHGGILFIDEIGEMDPMLQNKLLKVLEDKRVFFDSAYYDPSDPHVPKYVKKLFADGAPADFILIGATTRDPGDINPAIRSRCAEIFFEPLTPKHIEEIVYNAARRLKADMDGDIPRIISEYTIEGRKAINILADAYGRALHRAGGDTGKVVITTADVYQVVQSSRLTPYVSRKASATTEVGKVLGLGVAGYLGSVLEIEAVAFPAADKGKGSIRFNDTAGSMAKDSVFNAAAVVRKLTGQDMANYDLHVNIVGGGRIDGPSAGLAITAAIISAITGRPIRQDVAVTGEISIQGKVKAVGGVFEKAYGAKQAGATILIIPKENEHDIPRGHLGLDIRPVETAQAALEILLAKADQAIA
- the dnaB gene encoding replicative DNA helicase translates to MLDRIPPQNVEAEQAVLGAMLIEREAISKVAEFLRPEDFYREAHRLIYQAILNLFNRNEAVDIVTVTEVLRKEEKLEAAGGISYITSLANSVPTAANVVYHAKIVEEKALLRQLINTATQIAGMGYEANEEVAVILDQAEKMILEVSNRKVGRDFTPIKAIIFDAFAKIEELYATRGGITGIPTGFKDLDRLTSGLQPSDLILIAARPSMGKTAFTLNIAQHVAIREKKTVAFFSLEMSKEQLVQRMLCAEAAIDAQRLRTGELEDHDWKKLVLAADKLAAAPIFIDDTPGITVLEMRTKARRLKIEHDLKLIIIDYLQLMQGSSGPNRSENRQQEISEISRSLKALARELNVPVIALSQLSRGVEARQSKKPMLSDLRESGSLEQDADIVAFLYREDYYNPDTDKKNITEVIVAKHRNGPVDTVQLFFHKQFTKFIDLTTRTE
- a CDS encoding NAD(P)/FAD-dependent oxidoreductase, whose protein sequence is MKQYDVIVIGAGPAGIFTGLELAGSGLDVLIIEKGRDISSRRCPKNLMYKTCVNCKPCDILCGWGGAGAFSDGKLTLTTEFGGMLDAYIEKSKVSELIHYVDQIYVKFGGPQKVYGDENKEEIRRIQRVAAAADLSFVPARIRHLGTDNNFEILSRMREYLSDKCEIRTSTAVESIIVESGKYVGVELAGGEIIKSKYLVAAPGREGAEWFVGQAQKLGLSLVTNPVDIGVRVELPAVVMEHITDIVYESKLVYYTKSFDDRVRTFCMNPYGEVVTENNAGLITVNGHSYATKKTNNTNFALLVSKSFTEPFKEPIAYGKSIARLANMLGGGVIVQRLGDLLDGRRSTPERINRGLVEPTLKDATPGDLSLVLPYRHLVAITEMLEALDKVAPGVNSRHTLLYGVEVKFYSSRLELNSVLESQIPNFFAIGDGAGVTRGLAQASAAGVVVAREIMAREGKKQG